GCGACGTAGAGCGTCGGCGAAACGACTTTTCCGGTCTGGCCGACCTGGTACTGGTGGTCGATCCACCCCGCGTCGACGACGGCGCGGGAGGCGCCCAGCGCCGCGCCCGACCCCATCGCGTCGACCAGATCGCGAATGATCGGCCAGCCCTCCGGACCCTTGATCCCGCGGCCGCCCGAGACGACGACGTCGGCCTCGGTCACGTCGAGCTCCTTGCCGCCCGACGCCGTGATGCCGGTCACCCTCGCCCGGATCTCGAGCGCGCCGAGATCGAGCGCCTCGATCGCCGGTTCGGCGGCGCCGTCGTTCTTCTCGGCGGGGAAGACGTTCGGCCGCGTCGTCGCGACACGCAGCCCGGACGCGGCCTCGACCGTCGCGCGCGCCTTCCCCGAGTAGACCGGCCGGACGCCGACGAGCCGATCTCCCTCGACCCGAAGATCCATCACGTCGGCGAGCACTCCCGCGTCGTTCTTCGCGGCGAACCGCGGAGCGAGGTCCTTCCCCATCGACGTCGCCGCGATCAGCACGGCGTCCGGCGATTCCTTCTCGCGCGCGGCCTGGAGGGCTCCCCCGTAACCGCGGTTCGAGTAGAGCGCGAGATCGTCGCGGTCGGCGACATAGACCTTCGCCGCGCCGAATTTGCCGAGCTCCTTCGCCGCCTCCCCGATCGCCTTGCCGGCGATCACCGCCGAAACGGGGCCTCCCGCCAGGCGCGCCGCGAGCGAGAGCGCCTCGAGCGACGCCTTCCGGATCTTTCC
This Thermoanaerobaculia bacterium DNA region includes the following protein-coding sequences:
- a CDS encoding electron transfer flavoprotein subunit alpha/FixB family protein, with the protein product MKFLVFIEQRDGKIRKASLEALSLAARLAGGPVSAVIAGKAIGEAAKELGKFGAAKVYVADRDDLALYSNRGYGGALQAAREKESPDAVLIAATSMGKDLAPRFAAKNDAGVLADVMDLRVEGDRLVGVRPVYSGKARATVEAASGLRVATTRPNVFPAEKNDGAAEPAIEALDLGALEIRARVTGITASGGKELDVTEADVVVSGGRGIKGPEGWPIIRDLVDAMGSGAALGASRAVVDAGWIDHQYQVGQTGKVVSPTLYVACGISGAIQHLAGMGTSKVIVAINKDADAPIFKVATYGVVADLFPFVPELAKAVRAIKSE